TCCACTGCTAGGAGTGGTATCTGTCCGTAAGTGACACACTGACTCCTGTTTATAAACAGTGCCTGCCCTAAcccctggacacacacacacacacacacacacacacacacacacacacgggtctTGGGCTTTGTGACACCCACCCTTTGGTTGCAGGCATTTAGGAAAGGGGGTTGGCAATCCCTGGGCCCCTTCACAGCATGCTTCCTCTGAGAGGTGCTCTCTTGCAGACAGTAACTTCGTGCTGGGCAACGCCCAGGTGACGGGGCTCTTCCCCGTGGTCTACTGCTCTGATGGCTTCTGCGACCTCACGGGTTTCTCCCGGGCCGAGGTCATGCAGCGGGGCTGCGCCTGCTCCTTCCTCTATGGGCCAGACACCAGTGAGCTTGTCCGCCAACAGATCCGCAAGGCCCTGGATGAGCACAAGGAGTTCAAGGCTGAGCTGATCCTGTACCGGAAGAGCGGTGAGGGCCCGCCTGGCCAGCCCGCCTCACTCTGGAGGTCTCACCCAGCCTGGCACCCACTCCATCTACTGTCCCAGTGTTCCATCCCCatcatctccatctccccatctcgCCCCATCTTCCACTTACCCCGCTTCCTTCTCCACCCCATCCACAGCACctggcttctctcttcctcacctcaGCCTCTCCTCAATTTCCAATCTTTGGTTTTTCACCCGAGCAGAAAAATGTCCCCGTCTCAGCAGGACAGAGCTATGAGCACATATGTCTGATGGCCATCTCTGCTCTCCCTTGCCTTCCCCGACCCTGTCCGTCAAGCCCTGCCCTGAATGGAGCCAggcttgcccctcccctcccaggaaaGCCCTGATCCTGCCTGTGTCTTGGCCAGGGCTGGCAGTAGGACCTCTGTCACCTCGGGCAAGGTGGCGAATAGGAGCTGGGCTGAGTCTGTCTTTGTGCCCAGGGCTCCCGTTCTGGTGTCTCCTGGATGTCATACCCATAAAGAATGAGAAAGGGGAGGTGGCCCTCTTCCTGGTCTCTCACAAGGATATCAGCGACACCAAGAACCGAGGGGGTCCTGACAACTGGAAGGAGAGAGGTGGGTGCCTGTGGGGCTGCTGATTTAGTAGCCACAGCTGGCTGGTATATTGGATACCTCAGGCCTGGGCAGGGGTGTTCGCACTCAGCTTGCATTCGTGGGTCCCCCCACCCTCTTGCATTCATTAACTCCTTTGCTGGGTGAGAGGCCTGTGCTGCTCTCATTTCCACATGCCCAGGTATGGAAAGCTTGTTTCCAAACAGACGCCTTGAGACAAAGTTGGAGATTTAAAGTCCACTTTactaagaaattaaaagcaagcaGATGCCCCTAGTGCCGGTGAAGTACCATTTCCTGACCAATTAGTGAGGCTGAGCACAGACCCACCtggttcctctccctcccactgacCTGACTGGGAGCCCAAGAGCTGATGGAGGCCTTTGACCAGCTCAGAAAGCTGTCATCAGAAGCTGGCTTTACCCCTGGGGATGCCGGGGGTACTGTccattccccactcccccacccagccctgggaTGCACCTCCATACTCCTTTTCTCAGGCCTTTCCCTATGGAGATCCTCTCCTGCCTGTTCCTTGATCCAGACCTCCTTCTGCTGGAAGCAGGCATGGGGAGCCATGTCTAGAAGCACCCACAGGACTGCCCATTGCTGGCACTGGCGAGTGCCCCTTGAGATGAGGAAGCTGGAGCCCTCCAGCTCTTAACAGACTAACTGGTCCCTGAGTCAGTCCAGCTCGTGGGCCAGCAACTGGTGTCCTACACTCAAGACCCTGGCTGGGGTGTGCAGGCACTCCCCCCATCAGCCTCATGGGTTCCTCTTTCGCAGGTGGTGGCCGGCGCCGATATGGCCGGGGAAGAGCCAAAGGCTTCAATGCCAACCGGCGGCGAAGCCGAGCTGTGCTCTACCACCTATCCGGGCACCTGCAGAAACAGCCCAAGGGCAAGCACAAGCTCAATAAGGTGGATTGTGCACAcgggtgtgtgtttggggggcaGGGTAGGGGCAAGCTGAGGAGATGGAGGAGAGGAACTAAGCCCACCAGAGAGAGGATGTCCAGGGGACGACCCAGGCCCCAACAGCACTttggaggtggggacagagggagggaaggaatgtCAGATATCTGATCCATCAAAGATAAAATCTTGGCCTGCTCCTCAGGGCCAAGATCAATATTGGCTCCTCTCCCAAGCAGTGGTGTGACCTCAGCTAAGTCAGTGGGCCTCTCTGATCCTCAGTGTTCTGATCTGTAACATGGGGACTCTAATGCCTGTGTCGGGTAGCTTTGAGtatgcagggagagaaaggaggttcATGCCTGCCCCACACCCCATCCAAACTCAGCCTCTGCCAATTTCCTGTCCttctggcctgacctgccctgcCGCACTCAGGGGGTATTCGGGGAGAAGCCAAACTTGCCCGAGTACAAAGTAGCCGCCATCCGAAAGTCGCCTTTCATCCTGCTGCACTGTGGGGCACTGAGGGCCACTTGGGACGGCTTCATCCTGCTTGCGACCCTCTACGTGGCTGTCACCGTGCCCTACAGCGTGTGTGTGAGCACAGCCCGGGAGCCCAGTGCCGCCCGCAGTGCCCCCAGCATCTGTGATCTGGCTGTGGAGGTCCTCTTCATTCTTGGTACGTGTGCCCTGTGCCTCCCACCCTACCCTGTGCCGGGCACCCCTCAGGGTCTGATGGGGAAAGTCTGTGTGACTTCCGTGCCTGCTGACAAATGTCCCCCATGCCGCCCCCCTGTTTGTGACCTGTGGGCTTTGAAAGCAAACCTAGATTCCAAACATGCCTCTACTGCTAATGGGTTATGGGACCCTGAGCCAATCGTTGCCTCTTCGTGCCTCAGTTTTTCCCTCCATCAAAGATGCACACAGTGTCCACCCTTTAGAGTTCTGTGCAAAGTAAGATGGTCGGGGGCCCAGGCCACTGTCAGatactgagcaggagcccaggaaGCAGGGTGTCCTCTGGAACCTGGCGCTGAGTCCCACCCGGACTTCCTGCAGACATCGTGCTGAACTTCCGTACCACGTTCGTGTCCAAGTCGGGCCAGGTGGTGTTTGCCCCAAAGTCCCATCTGCCTCCACTAACGTCACCACCTGGTTCCTGCTGGATGTCATCGCTGCGCTGGCCCTTCGACCTGCTACATGCCTTCAAGGTCAATGTGGTCAGTGCAGACGGGCTGGGTGTGGCTTTGGGACCGGGTGGGTAGGCCCTGGGCCCAGGATGacctccctgtctctccccatccccagtaCTTTGGGGCCCACCTGCTGAAGACCGTGCGGCTGCTGCGGCTGCTGCGGCTGCTCCCGCGGCTAGACCGCTACTCCCAGTACAGCGCCGTGGTGCTCACCCTGCTCATGGCCGTGTTCGCTCTGCTCGCCCACTGGGTGGCCTGCGTCTGGTTCTACATCGGCCAGCGGGAGATCGAGAGCAGTGCCTCAGAGCTGCCAGAGATTGGTACTGGAGGCTCCTGGAGGGCGGGGGCGAGTGTCCCTGTGTGTGCCAGAGGAGCgtgtctacgtgtgtgtgtgtgtgtgtgtgtgtgtgtgtgtgtgtgtatcagggAAACGGGAGTCCCGGTGTGTGTTTCTGAGCTGACATGAGGAGTCAGGGATGTGCGTGCAAGTCGGCCTCGGCAAGGGTATTTGGGGGGTTTGGGcaagtgggtgtgtgtgtgtgtgaggagaaTGTGGGTgctggcatgtgtgtgtgcatggaggAGTGTGACAGAGCCACCACTCTGAGGCAGGCCTGCTCTTTAGCAGTCAGGCACAGCTGTGAGAGCTCCATGGGCTGCCCAGGGGAGTCCTCTTCACCCGTCACGACCTCCTTGTGGCCTTAGCTTTTGTTACCTTCTCCAGGCCCTTGCTCAGCCGAGAACCACACCCCTCTCAGGAGAAGATTTGCAGGGAGCCGCTGCCCTCCTGGGTATCTCTGAGGCTTGGTGCCATCCCATCGCCCTCTCGAAATCTCCCCAAGTACCTGGCCTGCCGAGCCCTTCCCCACTCCAGTCACCTCTTGCCCCGGCTCTCTCAGCTgcggctcctccctcccccaggcctaAAGTGCAGCCTTTCTCTGCGCGGGCGGGTGCCTTCACTCTCCTTCACTTCACCTCCATTTCCACTCCTCCCCCTCTTCACCTCCCACTCACATCTTCACTTCTGCCAGCAaggctcccacccccacctctccacccAGAATGACAGCTGGCAGGTCACGGGGACCTTCTGGGGCCAAATCTCCTTGGTGTCCTGTGGCACCCAACCCTGCTGACCACACTCCTTTGAACCGCTCTGCCTCTCCGCCCTGAGTAACACGGCCCTCACCAGTCTCCTTTGGGCCGGCCTGTCTCTTCCCCTCACCTCGTGCTGTGTGATCCCACGGGCGCCACAACACCATCTcaacttctctccttcccctaaCTCCAAACCATTTCGTGCCCACCTGTTCTAATTCTTCATACCCTGAGGCCCCCAAACCGAACACACCTCCTTCCTCCCATGCTCTCCAGCCTTCTGGTGGCTTCCCAGGAACTGGCCTGTAGTGCCTGTTCTAGTCAGTGGGCAACAGGCCAGGGGCTCACCTGGCCTGGCCATCTGCTCCTTGGTGGGATCAGCAGGAGGGCAGGTGGGCCTTAGAAACGTGCTCTGATCGGTTCCCAGGGACGAGGAGGCTCCTGCAAACCCTCTCTCCACTGCCAAACCCATGGAGACTGGTGCGTGGCCCAGAGGCCCACGCGGGTATTCCCCAAAGTTCTAGTTGCCGAGCACATGGAACTGGGATACTCCAGGCAGTGTCGGCTCCTTGGCACCTGCCCTTCCCAGAGGGAGGCTGTGGTGGAGGCGGCTCCGGGGGTCAGACGGCCACCCAGCAAACACAGTCAGTGGGCTGGAAGGTAGATAACCCTGATCCCGAGGTGGGCTCAGACACCCAGTCCCTGGGTCAGTTCACTCCCACACGGGACCCAGATGCTCCGAGTCATGCATCAAATGGCTCCTTTGTTCTGACACCCTGACAGGGGGCGCTCAGCTGACATGAAGAGTATCTTTGGCTCCAGGAGGGGCTTGGATCTCACCGTGAAGAACACGGGCAAGTGGGAGGCAGGCTGTTTTGCCTGTTAAATCTAGCACCCTTGACCCCAAGCTTTCAAGTAATTTCATCCTATTATGGGCTGGTTCTAGCTCACATTAGGGGAGTTTCCAAGTCCTTCACATCATCCGCTCCTCCTTTCTGCAGAGAAAGGACTCCCCAGATGGGTCAGAGCCACACCCGGGacctcccagagcccagcctcaGAAGGGATGTCTGGAGGGGGGGAGTGGCGCCCCCTCCTGGTCCAGCTTTGGTGGGAGGTGCCTTGTCTGGCTTCCCTGCCTTGGTTCTGGGGCTCCTGTGGGCATGGTGTAGACACAGACACCCTTCCTCCAATTCCCATCAGCCCAGTAGCAGTGGGCCCAATTTTCAAAAGATGGTGCGAGATACTGAGGGAGATCACTCAGGGCGTTCCTCCACCAGCCTCCAGAGCAGCCTGCCCACATCACCAGCTCCGGCAGCTGCCGGGGCCCCAGAGCCAGAACAGAGGACAGGCCCCCCCAGCCGCCTTCCCTCATCCTTCTGCTTCTCACCCTTGACCCCCACCCTCCTTACCTGACAACTGGCTTCAGGTCAGAGGCCCAACTGAATAGCAGCTGAGGAGTTTTGAGCAGGAGGGCGAGTCCTCACCTTGGCTCAGGCCTTAACATATCTTCCCAAATTCCTTAGGCAAGAATTTGACACCCCCAGTGCAGACCCCACGTTCTAGCTAATTTCCAGCTATTTGCTTGCACTTGTCTCCATCTCTAGCATTGACCCACTATGGCCTTTCCCTAGATCAGGAACAaccttttctcagcttctttgaTTCAAAACACTACCCATCCGCTGAGACCAAACACCAGTAGCACCTCTTTCAGGAAAGCCTCTGGCCCTAACCCACAGCGTGTTGGCTTGAGCCCCAGCACGTGGCCTGCGGGTGTTGTGCAGGAGGCCCATGTCTGTGCAACTGCTGAATGAACGGCTCCCAGCATGAGGGGGAGATGTGGCAATCTCCGGGAGCAGCGTGTGTAAGGGGTTAGGGAGATTGTGGTTCAGGGAGGCTGAGTATGTCCAGGAGGAAGGGGCTGAGtgcacacagagaggcagaggcgaGCTCCCTAGCCTCCTCTGCACTTGCCCTCCGTGTCTCTGCTCTAgatctgccctccctcccttgctcctctgactcccagctctgccaggacCCCTGAGGCCCCCGTGGACCCCAGGAATCCCTGTCCAATACCCGACAACTCCCACAACATTCCAGCTAGGCTCCCGAGTCACTTGGAGTAGCCAAAGCTCCTGAGAGACCCAGTACACAGGCCCACTTCCTGCCTAGGCCAGACAGAGAACGTGGGGTTGATGGAGACTGGAGCAGTGTCCAGCTTCTGCCAGTGTCCCAGGCTGGCCCGTGTCCACACATGTGCTCAAGAGCCTCAGTGAATGTccaggggcctgcctccctgTGGCCTTTGAGTGTGCTCACCTGTGTGCTTGTGGTCGCCTCTCCTACCCAGGTGTCTGAGTGTCAGCCCCTGTGTGcccttgtctctctcccaagTGTGCGCAGGCTTTTTCCGTATGAGTGGCTGCGGCTGTGCACCTGTGAGTGTGCTCACACGTGTGTGTCCTCATCCTCTTGCCTGGGCGGAGCCTGACTGTGGCCTTAATAGTGCATATGCACGAGTCCACGTCAGCATGCCTGAGAACGCGTACGTGGGGCTGCGTGGTCTGTGTGGTTGTGAGGATAGGTGAGGGTGAGGCGGCTTTCAGAGCAGGTGagctgagagagagcaggaggagtcTGGGGGTATAGGGTAGAGGAGGCAGCCTCCagctgagcctgcttcctgggaGTTGTGGCAGCCACAGGGAAGAGGGGCTGGTGCTCCTTGCTTGGCACCACCAGACCCCAGCTGGGGAGAGGATAGCCTCGTCCTCCTGTGCTTGtcctggtggggggcaggggtgtagACTGGGTTGTGCTGGACAGCAGTGGAGGCAAGTGGCAGAGAAACCTGGGGGGTGGATCTGCATCCACGTGTCCCCCACAGTGGCCGGAGGGGGCAACAGTGGGCACACCTGGGCCTACAGGGTAGGCCTTGCACCCCGCTTAGGTCCACCCATCCCTACCCCCAGGCTGGCTGCAGGAGCTGGCCCGCCGCCTGGAGACGCCCTACTACCTAGTGGGCCAGAGCCCAGCTGCGGGGAACAGCTCGGGCCGCAGTGACAACTGTAGCAGCATCAGCGGGGAGGCCAATGGGACTGGACTGGAGCTCCTGGGCGGCCCCTCTCTTCGAAGCGCCTACATCACCTCCCTCTACTTCGCGCTCAGCAGCCTAACCAGCGTGGGCTTTGGCAATGTGTCCGCCAACACAGACACGGAGAAGATCTTCTCCATCTGCACCATGCTCATTGGCGGTGAGGCCCGCTCCCCTCTGGCCCCAGGCAGGCCTGGCTCCCCGCCTGCCCCAAGAGCCCAAAGTCCTTCCTAGAGTTTCTTGTGCTTTGGGGGACGCGGCTGGAGAAACACAGAACTAGGGCCAGGGGAGCCCACGTGGCTGCAGGACTCCGTGCCCGACCCAGGCACCTGTGGGGGCGGGGACAGAGGACCCATGCGCCCAGCGCGGCGTCAGGCCGGCCCGGAGTGACCCCGTCTCGccgccctccccagccctgatGCACGCGGTGGTGTTTGGGAACGTGACGGCCATCATCCAGCGCATGTACGCCCGCCGCTTTCTGTACCACAGCCGCACCCGTGACCTGCGCGACTACATCCGCATCCACCGCATCCCCAAGCCGCTCAAGCAGCGCATGCTCGAGTACTTCCAGGCCACCTGGGCTGTGAACAACGGCATCGACACCACCGAGGTGCGCGCGCGGGTCTCTGGGCGGGGCCTTTCCGGACTTGGCTCCCTGGAGGAGTGCGTGCTTGGCCTCAAAcccccagcagtgggctggggggCAAGGAATGCGGAATTCTGGCTTCCGTGCTCCACTGGGGGGACCGTAGTCTGGGGCAGAGGGCTCTCAAGAAGACTTGGAGGCCTTTCTGCACCCTTGTTAGGCCCGCAGGCTCTGCTCACGGACCTCCAGCTGGAGGCCTGCAGGAGGAAAGCAGAGCAGCTGGCCCCGGGTTGAAGTGATTGGGAAAAAGGCAGAGACAGTCCCTCTCACTGATTGTCCCCTTTGTGAAGCCTCAGATCCTTCCCGCTTTGCTCCCAAGGCTTCGCTTTGCTCCCAAGGCTTGCGGTCCATTCTGCCACCACTGACCTCCCCACGTCCCCTACCCCCCAGCTGCTGCAGAGCCTCCCCGACGAGCTCCGGGCAGACATCGCCATGCACCTGCACAAGGAGGTTCTGCAGCTGCCCCTGTTTGAGGCAGCGAGCCGTGGCTGCCTGCGAGCACTGTCCCTGGCCCTGAGGCCCGCCTTCTGCACGCCCGGCGAGTACCTCATCCACCAAGGGGACGCTCTCCAGGCCCTCTACTTTGTCTGCTCCGGCTCCATGGAGGTGCTCAAGGGCGGCACTGTGCTGGCAATCCTAGGTGTGTGTgggcaggaggggaagcaggccttTGTGGGAGGCGGGTGGGACCAGGGGGCCCCTCAGCAGAAACACGGAAAGAGGACGCAGGCAAGGCCACCCGAGGAACGTCTCGAGAGACAGCGGGGGATGGGGTCGGGAGGAGCCTCGGAGCCCCGGAGCCCCAGGCAGAGCGCATAGCAGACCCAGTGACCACCAGGTGGCAACACAAGGAGGAGGAAATTAGCCTGCAGGTGTGCAAGGCTCCCCGAGTGGGTATCAGCATTTCCCCCTCAAGGGGGACAGCAGCGCTGGTGAAAGTGACTACTGCGAGGGGGCCGTGAGCGCTCTCCTGGTGGCTCGTGCACCAGCTCAGGCCAGAGGGCCTGTCACAGAGCAGGCCCAGGGCTCCAATGCATGACAGCAGGGCTCAGGCTCTGCCTGTGTACTTCCTTCGTGGCAAAAGGAGGCCGAGATGCGTCAAGTCCCTGGACAAGGAATTAGAGGTCGCAGTTGTGGAATGGACATCCAAACAGTGCTGATACTGAGTCTCACAGCTGACCTGGCCCTTGGGTGCTTCGGCACATACAGACCTCACAAAACCCATGGCAGAGGCACTGGTGTTGTGCCTGTTTTGTGTGGAAGGAGTGGGAGGCTTGGAGAGGTTTATGAATGGGCAGGAGGAATTAGAACCTAGGCCATCAACCTCAGGCTTCATTCACTGTGCTCTCAGGTGCTTTGCTCGAGGGAGAGCTGTGTCCCAAAGAAAGGGCATGATTTCAGGGTGGCAGGATGCACACTCAAGGCTCTAGAAAGGAATACGCAATGCTTGGGAGACAGGGCTGCATGGGCTCCCAGCAGTGGCCCCAGCAGGTGGGAACTCTCTCATCTGCTTGGGTCCTGGAGGACCTCTCCTGGGGGATGAAAGGGAGGTGAATCCTCAGCCAAGGGCTCAGAGACTCACTGTGGAGATGGCTGAGTCCCGGGGGGCCTGAAGTTCGTCACTCACCTGGAGAATTAAGACCAGACACCCAGTAGCTACTGGgtgttcctcctctctgtcttgaGGAGGGTGATCTTCTGACAGGAAAAATACCCTCAAGACGGTCTTAGAGGTAAGAGAGGCCAGAGGCTGTCCCACCTTTCACTTTGAGTCTTTTGTGACTTTGGCTTCTGGACCTAGATGCCTCTTATGCCAGGACTCTGAGCAGGTGAAATTGCGGCCACTCACACAGGGCTGGCAGGCCTTAAGAAGTGATGGAGAACTGGAGAGATTCAGAAGGGCAAACAGATTTTGACAATCGCAGACTGGTCAAGACTGTCGACCAGATTATTAAACAGATGGTTTTCAACTCAGAGCTGAGGCAGCAGTGAGGCTGGGAGCTGGCGTTCTTCCTGCAAGAGTGGCTCTTCATGGATGCCAGGCTCCAGGTTGCAGAAGAATCCTGTTCACTATGAAGACAGAGTCCCGAGAGTGTCCACCACCTGTCTCCCAGGCCTTTGCCTCACTGCCTGTGTACCTGGCACCAGGATTTTGCCCCTTTGGATCCATCCTGTCCCTGTCCATATGTTCCAGATGAACTTTCAGCTGTGGACTTGATGGGTCTGGACACTCTGGTGAAAGCCTGGTTCCCCACCCGCTGGTTTCCTGCTCTGCCTTCAgaccacccccacctgcctccttaTCTGAACTttgggcggggcggggtgggggacagcTTCTCACCTGTTGCGGCCACGGAGGCTCATGGTGCCTTGAGCAGTGTCTACTTTCGCCCTGACCTCCGTGTATGGACTGACAGCTAGGCACACACAGTTGGCTGTCGGGGCAGGAGGCAAGAGAAGAGAGGCAGACTGGGGGCCCACGCCAGGAAGACCCGAGGGGGCTGGAGAGCTGAGCTAGAGGTCCCAGCCAGGAGGCCAGCCTGGAGAGCGGGCTCTGGTCTAAGACCAGTGGCATGGAGCTCTGTCATCGGTCCTGTCATGTTTTTCGATTCTGTCTCACCTTTTGGATGAAGACCAAAAATACACACTTCTCCTATTTCCAGATGACACACACGAGGAGAGAGCGCTCATTCATCAGAGGAGCACACTAAGATCCAAACAGCTCTCAGAAGGAACCAGAAGGATGGCCCCAACCCAAAATATGATCTAACAGCAGTGCCTTCTACACTTAAGTCCGAGCAAAAGTCCACGAACATTTACAAGAGGCAGCTAAGCTCAGTTATGTTGGCGGCAGGAGGCAGCccgtggctgggggtgggggtgggggtgggtgggggttggtggcCATGATCCGTGAGGAAAGGCTTTCCAGTCTTGTGAACTCTGACTGTGGACTGAGCTGTGTTGTGAGGGTGGTGAGCGCTGCTGCAGCGCCCACAGCGCACCAGCTGGGAGTCATCTACAGGGAACTCTAGTCCAGAGGGTGAGGAAGGAAATGAGCTTTGATTGCTTGTCTCTGGGTCAGGCACTTTACCTCATGAATCTTCACGTGTCCCTTATTGGAGACACCCTCGTTCATTGATTCTAAGATGCACATTTTCCCCCTACAATTTAACATCTCTGAGATTAGGACGCAGACTCTGATGCCACTTTACAATGCTGTCAGCCAGGTGGCAGCCTCAGCTGGCTGGTGGGAAAACCCTCCATTGACACCTTCTGGTAAGATCCAGAAAGCACCACGACTCAGTTCAACACAAAATCTGTCCTGCAAGCACCAGGGCTCCAGGAGATGAAGTCATGCGGCTGTTGGATATCACTATGCCCCACAGGGCCCTAACCTCCGGGTTTCTGGACAAGCCCCACCTGAATCACCTGTGAGGCTCGAAGTGTCAGACTGTGGGGTCTCCTATAGGTACTATGATTCCGTAGGTAGAGATGGGGCCTAGGAGTGATTGGCTTAACATTTGTAAGGGTTTCGGAGCTATGGACAACTGGGGAACCATGAGAACTGGTGACTGCCCAGTTGTCTCAGGGCTAAAATTCAAATGGGTCCAGCATGGTGGCTTTGATCCCAGATGTGCATTGAGTCCCGGGGTGTCCGTGCATTTCACTGAGGAGCCGGAGGCAGGCAGTATGGGTCTGCTGGGGCCTgagcccctctgctcctctctgctgGCTCTCAAGGCCCCACTGAACTCGCAGGGAAAGCTCAGCTGCCTCTGCTCGACTCCCATGTCCACAGACTGAGGGGCAGGGCTCGCTGACCTGTGCTTCCACTTTCCAGGGAAGGGTGATCTGATTGGCTGCGAGCTGCCTCGGCGGGAGCAGGTGGTCAAGGCCAATGCTGATGTAAAGGGGCTGACCTACTGCGTCCTACAGTGTCTACAGCTTGCTGGGCTGCACGAGAGCCTTGCACTGTACCCCGAGTTTGCCCCACGCTTCAGCCGGGGCCTCCGAGGGGAGCTCAGCTACAACCTGGGTGCCGGTGGAGGCCCTGCAGAGGTGAGGGTGCTGGGAATGTGTGCAAGGGGCTGGGGCATCAGGGGCCTGAGGCGGCGACATCCGGCCTGGTGCTACCACCCCtacactttgtgtgtgtgtgggtctaCACTCCCATCTCCTGTCCCTTCACACCCACACTGTCCTTTAGCTCCCAGCCCTGCTGTGCTCTCCCTGGCCCATCTGAGACGGCCTGGCCTGGTCCACAGTGAAGTCTTCAGCGGTAGAGACTGAGGGCCACACATGaaggatgggacgcctgggtagggCCAGGCACTAGTCCTCCAGGCTGCCTCTGAAGAGCCCTGTGGCTCCCCTGCTTCTTCCCCATGAGGGAGAACTGCTCTGAGGGGCTTTGAATTTTCCTGGCTTCTATCCACTAATTCCAAACTTGTCTTTAGCATGGTGTTCTCCTGGATAGGTAGGTGAGTCTGAGGGACTGAGTCGATATGTGGTGTATCCACACTTGGCTGGGCAGCAAATTCCTTCAAGGCTCGGTGGCTTCGTGGTGGCAGAAaagctgtcccccaccccccaacacacatacacacctgaGCCTCTGAGCCTCTGCGGGTGGGAGATAGCAGGCATCCAGCTTAACAAAGATGGTTCCTTATAGAGAGATGAGGTTGGGGTGGGGCAGGTGAGGGGGGCACAGGAGGGGCTATCCATACCGTTTCCCTGTCCCCCACAATCCGCAGGCAGACACCAGCTCCCTGAGTGGCGACAACACCCTTATGTCCACGCTGGAGGAGAAAGAGACGGACGGGGAGCAGGGCCCCACAGTCTCCCCAGCCCCGGCTGATGAGCCTTCCAGCCCCTTGCTGTCCCCTGGCTgcacttcctcctcctcagcgGCTAAGCTGCTGTCCCCGCGTCGAACGGCGCCCCGGCCCAGGCTGCGGGGCAGAGGACGgccgggcagg
This genomic interval from Mustela erminea isolate mMusErm1 chromosome 6, mMusErm1.Pri, whole genome shotgun sequence contains the following:
- the KCNH3 gene encoding LOW QUALITY PROTEIN: potassium voltage-gated channel subfamily H member 3 (The sequence of the model RefSeq protein was modified relative to this genomic sequence to represent the inferred CDS: deleted 3 bases in 3 codons), with amino-acid sequence MPAMRGLLAPQNTFLDTIATRFDGTHSNFVLGNAQVTGLFPVVYCSDGFCDLTGFSRAEVMQRGCACSFLYGPDTSELVRQQIRKALDEHKEFKAELILYRKSGLPFWCLLDVIPIKNEKGEVALFLVSHKDISDTKNRGGPDNWKERGGGRRRYGRGRAKGFNANRRRSRAVLYHLSGHLQKQPKGKHKLNKGVFGEKPNLPEYKVAAIRKSPFILLHCGALRATWDGFILLATLYVAVTVPYSVCVSTAREPSAARSAPSICDLAVEVLFILDIVLNFRTTFVSKSGQVVFAPKSICLHNVTTWFLLDVIAALPFDLLHAFKVNVYFGAHLLKTVRLLRLLRLLPRLDRYSQYSAVVLTLLMAVFALLAHWVACVWFYIGQREIESSASELPEIGWLQELARRLETPYYLVGQSPAAGNSSGRSDNCSSISGEANGTGLELLGGPSLRSAYITSLYFALSSLTSVGFGNVSANTDTEKIFSICTMLIGALMHAVVFGNVTAIIQRMYARRFLYHSRTRDLRDYIRIHRIPKPLKQRMLEYFQATWAVNNGIDTTELLQSLPDELRADIAMHLHKEVLQLPLFEAASRGCLRALSLALRPAFCTPGEYLIHQGDALQALYFVCSGSMEVLKGGTVLAILGKGDLIGCELPRREQVVKANADVKGLTYCVLQCLQLAGLHESLALYPEFAPRFSRGLRGELSYNLGAGGGPAEADTSSLSGDNTLMSTLEEKETDGEQGPTVSPAPADEPSSPLLSPGCTSSSSAAKLLSPRRTAPRPRLRGRGRPGRAGASQAEAGPSVHPRSLEGLQLPSVPWNMPPDLSPRVVDGIEDGCGSDQPKFSFRVGQSGPECSSSPSPGPENGLLAVPLGPGEARNTDTLDKLRQAVTELSEQVLQMREGLQSLRQAVQQVLVPHGEGPCPRASGEGPCLSSASGLLQPLCVDTGTSSYCLQPPAGSVLSGTWPHPRPGPPPLVAAWPWGPPASQSSPWPRATAFWTSTSDSEPPGSGELCPEPSTPGSPPAEEGARTGPPEPTHQAEAASTGEPPPGSGGLALPWEPHSLEMVLIGCHGSGTVQWTQEEGTGV